ctaacagggctcagaaagtaatttcgcgacaagtgttcatggcagagaagatgcctccaccaacgacggagtacctaaattggtcgggacaggacattggcttcacaatagcggatcacccgcagcaagttcctcgaccagggcagtcagcacttatcttaccagcagtgattgcaggattcgacgtatctcgagtattcatagatggaggcagcagtttaaaccttatgtacgcagatacactaaggaagatgaacatttctctagcaaatctgaaaccaactgatacacgttttCATGGTATCATGCCAGAAAAGCCaaattatccgttggggaagatcaatctcgatgttcagtttgggacccgagaaaactacaggatagaaaggttggagtttgaagtcgtggatttcccgtcgcaatatcacgccttgctgggacgaccagcatatgccaggtttatggcggtaccgcactacacgtacctgttatggaggCTACCTGGGCCTAATGGACCAATTACaatcaaaggaagtttcgcgttagctgataaatgcgacaaggactttcatcgactgtcagaaaccttcgggatgcaagcagaatacatggcgtcaaagctcacaactgattatgacgtgttgccagatgtaggaaggcctcttggggagccaacctttaatacCACGAAAGACtcgaaggaggtgcagattcacccgacagatccaaagaaaacgacgtccattgcaacaaacatggaccttgcataggaaagcgcgctcatcgagttcctccgtgagcactggaaaatctttgcatggtgtccagctgacatgctaggagtacccagggaacttgccgagcaccatttaaacgtggatccaatagcgagaccaattaaacaacctttgcggcgtttttcggaaccaaaccgtaaagctatgctgtcagaaattaatcgactcagagaagctgcttTTATCAAGgaactacatacagaggccacgtgggtagctaacccagtgctggtcccgaagaaaaacacgaaagtccttcgcatgtgtgtcgactttacgtgcctcaataaacactgtccaaaggatcactttcccctcccaaggatcgatcaaatcatcgactccacggcaggatgtgaacgtctttccttcctggatgcatattctggttataaccagatcagattaaaagaagaagatgaggtcaagacagcgttcattacaccttatggTGTGTTTTGCTAtaaaacaatgcctttcggtctgaaaaacgcgggagcaacatatcagcggatgatgcaaaaatgcttagcaacacagattggaaaaaacgtacaagtatacattgacgatgtcgttataacatcaagaaaggggtcaacattgattgaggatttaaaggaaaccttcgacaatcttgataagttttgcctcaagctaaacccgacgaagtgttctttcggcgtccctgcgggagagcttctcgggttcctagtctcagcaagagggattgaagccaatccagagaaaattcaagctatcgtaacaatgaggaagccaacaaagttaaaagaagtacaacaatgatcaagcgagtcgcagctttaagcagattcgtcgccagactaggagaaaaagcattaccgttctatgctctaatcaagcaaggagagaaattccagtggaacgaggaggccgacagagctttcgaggatcttaaatgcacaatttcgacaccaccaatcctggtggcgcccaaggagaaggaacccctcttgttatacattgcagccacgcctcaggtggttagcacagtacgtgcagttgaaagagaggaagaaggaaaactccatggagtacagaggccagtatacttcatcagtgaagttttatctcccTCAAAACTGCGGTACCcgtagtaccaaaagctagcatatggagtgtttacaaccgcaaggaaattgcggcattatttttcggcacacccaataatagtggtcaatgaggcgcctttatccaatatactaaacaatccagaagctacgggtcgtgtctccctttggggaatagagctttcccctcgggacatcacatatgaaaaaagaaaagcaataaagtcgcaaattctaccagacttcatcgcagagtggatggaattaCAAagtacgggacccccagatttatcgagaacctggactatgaatttcgacgggtccaagagattagagggagctggagcaggcgtgatactaatatccccTGAAGGCCATAAATTAAAGTATGTCctgcggatgacgtttccaaacgcatctaataatgaggcagagtacgaagccctcatacacgggatgaagatggcgaaggcttgtggtgcaactcgattaaaaatctttggcgactcacagttggtggctcagcaagtcatgaaccaatgtgatgcagtcaacgatagtatgatagcatacaaggaagtttataacgagctggagaagctgtttgatgggtgcgaagtAAAACATATCAGCAGattaagcaatgatgaagccgacgttttggcaaacattgggtcgcagtgtctcgcaattccaccaggcgtattttgggaagagatagccgagagatctacaaagtcgaagaaaccaaagaagaaggagaaggacgagaaaccctcgggggctataaAAGTGACagtagaagaagaggaggaacaggacctagttttgatggtacaaattccatggatgcaagtatacatatcatacatcctaaggaaacaaatacccgaccatccagttgaagcaaggcgagttattaggcggtccaaggccttcactgtggtcaaaggggagttgtacaagcgaagtatttcgggagtgttacaaaggtgcgttacacccgaagaaggaagaataattttgaaggatgtacacgaaggaatatgcggtcatcatgcaagcagtcgagctatagcagccaaggttttcagagcaggattttattggttgacagcaatagaggacgcgaaagaaatagttcgtacttgtgacgcgtgtcagagatttgccgcaaaacctcattctccagcagcagagttgatgccaataccgctgtcttggccctttgctcagtggggtctcgatacggtgggaaaattgcacaaggcttcgccaggaggatacgagtacatgctcgtcgctgtcgacaaattcactaagtggatagaagcgaagccgataaattcaccagacggagcatcggcaatcaagttcgtgaaaagtatcgtttttcagtttggagtacctcatagcatcgtcacggacaatggtagtaacttcacatccaaggaattcaaggcatattgtgcagaggtaggtatcaaactacactttgcatcagttgcgcacccgcaaaccaatggccaagtcgaaaaagccaatggaattatttgcaatggtatcaagaagcgtttgcTGGTGCCATTGCAAAAAGCTCAATACCTGGCCTGAAGAGTTGCCCaacgtgttatggagtattcgaacaacaccaaatacggcgacacaggaaaccccgttttttctggtccatggagctgaagcagtactgccgatagaaatagaacatgattctccaagggtcacagaatatgacgaagaggcctcaagaaaagcattggaggatgatgtcgatgcacttgatgaagctcgagatgaagtgctatcacgggtcaccaaatatcagcaggacctgaagaactaccacagtcgacgtttacgaccaagatcctttcaggtgggcgacttagttcttcggctcactcaaaaaagtcatgaaaaactcgagtcgtcgTGGCTTGGTCcctacatcatcacagaagtaatcgaaggaggagcatacaggataaaggacaagaagacaggggttgcggagccaaatccttggaacgtggcgcaactcaggcggttctacgcttagagtcaaaatatagtccccctttgtaaaaatacaaatgtactgaaacgcccgcgagctttcagacgcactcttttccttttcagggcaccgagtggggctggaaaggtttttaatgaggcgggctcgcggtgctgcaatatagaaaagatattggtgatatacatcttctttatcgacacgctcgggggcttgcaccCAGCAGCTACCATATATAAACTACCGACAAAATAGAACttacaaaacaataaatttcgCTTTGGTGCAACACACCTCGCAAAACAATACAGACATACAGGAAGATCCAATAACAAGCTCGGGGGCTTGTTCAAACAAAAATAGCTCGAGATATTTGACAACATATATATTTACAATATACAGGCGTTCTTCGACAGAGACAAAACAAAGAAATTCTTCAATCAGCATTCAATATAGCGTCTATGTTGATTCCCTCGTTATTTGCAGCACCAGTGCTATGTTCAGCGTAACTACCTCTTACAAAGAATTCTGCATCTAGCCGAAGCAGTTCGTCCATCATCTTTTCTGCTACAGGGCGCACACTGTCATCAATTTTGTCAACGTTTCTCCTTCGCTTCGCCTGCTTAGCCAGACACTTGTCGACAATTTGAGTAAGATCCAACTttgggtagcagatctgtatcataatcatggcgaatcttgccccagcttccagttgagcccgcacaaattgatgaatacgaggagcatctcgaaatttctccatcaaagcaggaagggtGTCTGGGATTTTGTTGCGAGGAAACAAGGTGCTGTAGACTAAAGACAAAGTTttcgtgcagaagtcgagaaaatcgcggacctgactcgcgcgatcttgaaatctgactatTTGGTGAGTTCGCTCAGGAGTGACCCAAAAATTGGCACCATGCTCACGGGCAAGCCTGACAAGCACGTTGGTTcgggcttcaacacgttgatcttcggcagcagtatccaagaaAGAACCTGTTCCACCAGAAACTTCAGCAAGGAGTAAAAAATAGTAAGGTTAAACTAGCATGACCAAGTTTTACGGagcatacccgccatatccaagctagcatcatTCATCAGCTCAAGCATATGATTTTCTCGGCGCGTAGCTTCGGCAGCCTCAGCAACTGCAGTTTCCTTCAACGccatggcttcttgagcttgttggataGCTCGTTTCTCATTCTCAGATGATCTTCGAGACTGCTCCATGATCACGAGAATTTGTTTTTTCTTCGACTGAAGTTCTCGACGGAGTTCGTCCAAGTCCTCATTTTGTGCAACACTCGACAAACCTCCAATATATTCGACAGCGGAGGACCTTTTAGGGCAAGACGCCGCAGGCAGGGCAGCCGAGGAATGAGGCCcagtggtatagttgtcaaaaatcaactggagagaAAATAATTCGACATCAATACCTCGGCAACATAGCTTTTTCATTAATAAAGACAGGTgtttacatggctattacaaaggAAAGTTCCTACTGAACTAATGGGGTAGTTGTCGCCAGAGCTACTATGGCGACATCATTAAAAGAAAAGTACAGCGAAAAAAgaaagacaaggtggtctacttgacctccggcttcgacgaactaggagccggagttggcttgaatccaaggaaagcaaggatcttcttcgaatttggcttggcagccttaatcaaagactgccatttcttcgtctccatatCCTTCACATCACCAACTTTGGCCCAGTCGACATCTTGATGGCTGTTAgcaaccaaagctatggtgccttcaacaccaatcttcaagcCTTCTTGTCGAAGACTGGGTCCAAGATCTTCCTTCGACATGAAGCACTGGGCGAGGGCAGTAAAAGactcgggttcttctttcttcgcgaAGTGGAAGGGAAAAAGCCGAGACAGAACTGTTCTCGTGTCAGTAAGACCATGGCATGCTTCATCTCCATGGATCTCAAGAAGGGAGAGCGCGTCGAGgaggcgatcaccttcaggattctCTAGATCATAATCTTGCTGCGTCCTCCCTAATaaggcaaaaatatagttcgtcaGGACAAAAGCACGCCAAGAAAAGCATGGGTATTCAAAGAACAAGCAATGGTTAGAccacttactgacaaaacgtcggCTCTGTGATTCTAATCGAGAGATAATCCTTTCCTCGCGGGCAGTTTGTTGAGTGATGTTTTCACTCAAAGAATTTTCCGCGTTGTGAagtctctttcgaagatcttcaatAACAGCGGCATttgattcagccttcttgcgagcattttcgctttgctccaattgcagagcaagagcatcagcacgtttgttagcttccgcaagatTGGCTGGCAAAACAATCGACAATAAACAGGTGTCATGGCAAAAAATGAAGGAGAAGCAGGAGAATTTATTTCATAGGAGAAACAAGAGAAGCAGCAAAACAAGTGTCAAGTACCTTCAAGCTCTTTGCAATGGTCACGatacccgatgaattgggtaccgagacgaagaaactccttcatcaaaggctgcaaaAGAAAAGTAGAGAAAGAAAATCAATATAGGAATTGAAAAATTCGACAGTAAGAAGCAAAAAAGAGGGGAGTCAACAGTATTGAAATCCTCGGGACGCAAAAAAGAGGGGAGTCGACAGAagtgaacttacatcatccaatgaaGGAGTTGTGGAACTGCCAATTAATTGGGAGGGTTCCTTGGCTGGCTCAACCCTAGCTCTCTTCggtgaagaggcacgggggctcacAATTGGAGCAGTGAGCTCAACGtcctgctgaggaggcgaagtttcctcttcatcAGGTTGAGCTTCGGAGACGACTAAAGTTtgcgacgtgctcgttcgagcagtcgcgtcagtaggtggattttcatcctcgtcgccactacaataaaaggcgacaaagtaagaaacaacatagacaaaatatcgagagcaaacaacaaagagcaacagagaacttacgagctgacaagggcatcctcgtaagggttgaaagttgtcctttcttcagtaggaacaacttcttcggcaggaggtgcgccggtcttggaggtgccagaatcgtcAACTTCGTcaacttcgtccctttttctcttgttccttggagaaacagcggaggggagggagtgtgtcgatgcggtagcctcagaatcttctctttcagaagaagccgcggatttctgagaacccgcgacttcactctcagggcgagaagtaccctggttgtcgtcagtgacaacagcctgttcttcgacttctccatcttcaggaagaggaggaagagaagctagaattgGATGATTCTACAAAGGCAAGAAAAGTCGACAAGAAAGTTATGCAGGGGAAATCAGCAGAAGTAACAGTCGACAAATAGTAAAATAATCGGGAAGACAAAAAAATCGAGAGGATAAAAAAACTAGTTGGAGAAAATACCTTGGGGAGTGGGTTGGAGACACTATATGGCTCCAcacggcaagaagatggaataggatctttcttgctgagtgatgaaattcttcggataagtttctccaagtcctttacagaaaggtccTTGGAGATCCTATTAGCATCTTTTTcgccagcatacgtccaaaggggatttttgcgagcctgcagaggctgcaccctaatcctaaggaagtaagctatgatttggatacccgacagttccctgccgcgggtattctgaagctcatgaatacgagacattagcgcctctgtcgatgctttctcttcttcggtagcttcagcgtcccaggaacggcggcgaagaatcttggcgcttccattaaaaggagctatgttgtactccactgagttggcgctttcttcgcgcACATAGAGCCACCttctgcgccatccttggacggagtcggggaatttgacgtcaaaatattcgacatcagggcgaacgcaaataacaacaccgcctatgttgtaggcgaagttgtgggagccattgcggtggaggtagaagatgcgcttccacagagcccagttaggagggactccgaggaagcattcacaaaGAGTAATAAAAATGgcgatatggaggatggaattgggagtgagCTGATGTAGCTGCACCCCATAAACAAAGAGGAGACCGCGGAGGAAGTCGTGAATGGGGGTGGACAGGCCGCGAATGAGATGAtcgacgaaactgacccgatactcgattggaggcgagGGATAGCTTtcgtcgctggggaagcgcagtgcGTCCTTCGTCTTCGTGAGCCCGAGTTTCTTCATCAAGTTCATGTCTTGgtgggagatcttggatctctcccactccagatcttccgccGCCATCTTGGATTCGGGAGTGGTGTGGCGAGTGAGacgcgcgcgtggtggcatcaacaatggcgggaGCGCAGCGTGCGAGTGTGGTTGAGCTCTGGGCGCAATGGGgattttttgcagaggagaagcagaggtgcggcgcaagcgaaagagaaaacggaggaagaagaagaccttatATAAGGAATCGGCGAAgcggcgcaccgttggatggaataattttggcgatggatgttgtacacgtggctaaggggtaaaagagtattttgactgtgaaggaacggaacaggcgctacagtacgtgcgccaggaaaagcggaggacgtgggtcccccacttgcacaacgTGTGAACGTGGTGAGGATTCTGGGCCCACAAGACAGAGAAAGAGCAGTACTCGCGTTTTTTTCGATACAGTGGTCGTGGTTATCGTCAGTAGTGACGACAGTGACTAAAGGAAAATCTCGGCAGTGAGAAGTAAGGGAATTGGCGACAGGGAAAATTATTgactatttcgagagcctttgatcaaatacaagtttttgcccaaatgctcgggggctactttggaaaaaagaaaaaagttcgagtatgacaaaatagaaatggcgggagcctatgatcaaacgcaagcatttgttcatagcctcgggggctactcccatcgggagcgctggtcgcgcacccgatagacatAAAAAGCTCGAGAAAGATTGACAATATAGTGGCATaagatgttgagcctacaaccaagcacaagtccttggctgtagcctcgggggctactcccatcgggaacgctgttcgcgtgcccgatgaaattataaaaatatagagagaaaagagaagtgagcatatttcgagttatacaaataactcgaaacatactcccatcgggagggcaatataagtcatccgttgactcaataaaatgtgctattccaacagccgaaaaagcactcgacaatatattctcagagcgccaaagttgcgaataatctctgaatgccgcaaaactctgcgaaggtaagaccccagatccgttctgagcagcGTGGCATCGTCTCTGacatcggtttgctacttttttccgtatcaacagatacgaagaaaaatcctaacggacgcgttaggtacccgataaaacatgactgggactcgacagaatggtaaaaccttaagcggcacctgtcgaagtttacaccagtatcccgagatcatgtccagggacgtgatcttgaagtaggtttttgcggattgccactagagcagttaactagtacctgatccgtcagatgaactagccccaactaccgttatccctgtacaatatataattgcgtatccaaaagatatgtgataaatttgatagttattgaatgattaaagttggagattttccctgattcttcgattcaagcaaaatctcgggggctactgacataggcatccccaatgggcctgccgaagagggtacccggggtttactgaaggcccacgactcgatgagtatgaagattcagaagcccaagatagtattaaggaaagctagaagaACATACTTATAATCtttcgggatgagttagaaaccttcccggactctgtaatgtgtgtattacgaatccctcgactccacctcctatataagggggagtcgagggacaaagaaaggatcgattcattgtctcacgcaaccctagtttttacatcgtcgagtacttttcggctgaaaccttcgagatctacttgccctctgcttccgctaaaaccctagtctacaacccataggcattgataagttaatcccttgtcacgatgtgcatatgtcctaaacaaaccaaagcaaataaaaaattccattggtaaaccctcgcacggagaaagctataggggtaaatctgcggggtccccgccctagggtttcccaagatatagatcaccggagcgtcggaatcgctggaaaacttgcatctatCCCTAACATATgtatacaagtgtgatgtaaggtttggataACCTTGCAAGTACCCGGCGTTgatgatttccgcatacatgggctagcacttggtaaaatccaggatttgtatgtggaaactcctgccacggctcaaacggagcctattttatggtaaagtatgcccaacctatggtttccatatacatatgtcctaaacaaaccaaagcaaataaaaaagtccattggtaaaccctcgcacgaagaaagctataggggtagatctgcagggtcctcgcacggccataccgcatgtcccggcagccccgttttgcacagttggcaaagtaaacgaagtcaaaaagtcacgcggagccgcgtggcgtcattttatgtgtcctagtaaccactgcacaagacggaattgggatacggcaattatcttgaaaaacccttcacgaatagggtatcacgtccggagttctatggcttttaggggaaatgagtaggaaatggCCAgtggcaccacatagtttgtcggaacgaggccatattcggcacgtgcgtgggccttaggatgggaagcaaggccccggttgcggatttccaatccgcccCACGGGCGATGgtgtttccattttcggggtgccggaacggCCTTTTTGTAAAGCAGCTACATGCTGTGCATTTGGAAAttacgcgagacctccgcgcagtggtaggatacctcctacgcaccacctatcgcatgccatatgtgcgcactagccatctgggaatccccccCGCTTCCtgtggtgtcccgccgaatccgctggaaactgaccggatttgaactagggccacactttccttcgctcaataaatcctgggaaaaatgtttttaggtctacgacaagtcattttatgtgctaaatgttttccgtttagcgcgttggcggacgggtgcacccgcgtgcccggtacggccataccgcatgtcccggcggccccgttttgcacagttggcaaagtaaacgaagTCAAAAAGTCGCGCGGAGCCgtgtggcatcattttatgtgtcctagttgaaagaacatttcccgcccttttgggttttgtgtgtttgatgtcaacaacaGGTAcctatttatgtgtgttgatgtagacaggtacatggTTTCATTATACATATATGGCTGGTGGAATGGATTGACAAATTTGGAGTCATTGCTGCCATTTTGCTCTTgacggaagttccggcccctgcAGGCGGAAGTTCTGCCCAGATGCTCCTGACAGCAGTTTTGctctaggcggaagttccggcccctgctggcggaagttccgcccagatGCTCCTGACAGCAGCATCTCAGCGCCTCCCACGAAGAAGCTCGGCGGAagtaggccggaagttccggccagcggaacttccgccctacttccggccaagttccgaaaactGTCTGTTTGGACTCAGTTTGTTCCAGTATGGTTTCCTCGAGATTTCGGAAGTAGGCcgaaacttggccggaacttcctccGCCCTTGTTCCGCCTGCTCTCGTTCAAAACAGCTTCTGATGGAAagggatccagccggaacttctggCCCCTTCGGCCGGAAGTTTCGGTGTTACACAAAAACGCccacaacggtcagatctgaagcACCTACTCATATAAATAGCTATCTTCCCCATTGGAACAagctgctcaatcattgcaaaagttcatccaccattagagccacttcaagaaacacaagaatcacaagatctcctcctccaaccatccaaagctcttgatctttggagatccgaaggagaagaccccgatctacatcctcaccgaagcgattcacATTTctccctcatatgcttgagggcccccttgctagagTTCCTCTTTgggatccctagttgtttgttgttgatgtgttcttgttgattgttgtgttgttacagatttgggagcctccaatttggttgtggatgtgtgccccaagaaccttgtaaaggcccggtttccgcctcgaggaaatcccttagtggaagtgggctaggcctttgtggcgttgctcacatgagacctgagtgaagccttcgtggcgttggtctggctttcgtagcgaccacactcctccaaacgtagacgtaccttcttgcaaaggaagggaactacgggaatcatctcagtgtctccgcgtgctccactctcggttacctctatccgatTATCTCAGCTATATATTGCTTAGTAGTTGATCTTgttatataggtaaattcacttagttgcatatctagagaatttacctttgtgtcaagcctaaattgaaaaagaactaaaaattggttagcacctattcaccccccccccccctctaggtgcggcatacgatcctttcaattggtatcagagcctcggctcttatttcgggcttaaccgcctaagagtttgCCGGACGATGAGACTACGGAAGGGGCCGCAAAGATGGTCTCCGTGGATGATCTCAAGTTGATGGAAACATctttgaggtcctccatggaagttcaaatggaaagcatgaagaaaatgatttccgagcttttgactccggttCCCTCCGTGGTTCCTGTCATAGAGGAAAAGGACAATGGTGCgttagaagagggaggtgcttcggcattacccCCCTCTAGCAAGCCCTTGGAAGGTGATCACTTAAACACAATTAAAACCCCCACTGCTTCTCCTAGGGCAACTAGTGCGGGTGTGAGCTACAATAATGTGGCCCCACCTTTCCGCTCTCCCGACattccggttccccatcctcatataaacactaGGGGCGACCCACCCAAGTTTAATGATAAAGATTTtgctacttggcaatttgagtttcgttctcatgtttgtagtgcctccaatgaattatggagaatcatcttggaagggtacaagccttacaaccccgacaagttgactagaagagaagaggTTGACAACCAACTCAACTCcattgccttgca
This region of Lolium perenne isolate Kyuss_39 chromosome 2, Kyuss_2.0, whole genome shotgun sequence genomic DNA includes:
- the LOC127328244 gene encoding uncharacterized protein, whose product is MAAEDLEWERSKISHQDMNLMKKLGLTKTKDALRFPSDESYPSPPIEYRVSFVDHLIRGLSTPIHDFLRANLAEANKRADALALQLEQSENARKKAESNAAVIEDLRKRLHNAENSLSENITQQTAREERIISRLESQSRRFVRRTQQDYDLENPEGDRLLDALSLLEIHGDEACHGLTDTRTVLSRLFPFHFAKKEEPESFTALAQCFMSKEDLGPSLRQEGLKIGVEGTIALVANSHQDVDWAKVGDVKDMETKKWQSLIKAAKPNSKKILAFLGFKPTPAPSSSKPEVK